The Nycticebus coucang isolate mNycCou1 chromosome 2, mNycCou1.pri, whole genome shotgun sequence genome includes a window with the following:
- the FAM163B gene encoding protein FAM163B has protein sequence MTAGTVVITGGILATVILLCIIAVLCYCRLQYYCCKKDGSEEDEEEPDFEVHSHLPPLHSNRNLVLTNGPALYPAASTSFSQRSPQARALCRSCSQREPPALFLQEPEEEEDDDDDVLNGGERVVYKSLSQEDVGLSPGGFGGLQALNPNRLSAMREAFSRSRSISTDV, from the exons CACCGGGGGCATCTTGGCGACTGTGATCCTGCTCTGCATCATCGCGGTCCTGTGCTACTGCCGGCTCCAG TACTACTGCTGCAAGAAGGACGGGTCggaggaggacgaggaggagCCGGACTTCGAGGTACACTCACACCTGCCGCCGCTGCACTCCAACCGCAACCTGGTACTGACCAACGGCCCCGCGCTCTACCCGGCCGCCTCCACCTCCTTCAGCCAGCGGTCCCCACAGGCCCGTGCCCTCTGCCGCAGCTGCTCCCAGCGAGAGCCACCCGCCTTGTTCTTGCAAGagccagaggaggaagaggacgaCGACGACGACGTGCTCAACGGCGGCGAGCGCGTGGTCTACAAGAGCCTCAGCCAGGAGGACGTGGGGCTGTCCCCTGGGGGCTTCGGGGGCCTGCAGGCGCTCAACCCCAACCGCCTGTCAGCCATGCGGGAGGCCTTCTCCCGGAGCCGCAGCATCAGCACCGACGTGTGA